From a single Deltaproteobacteria bacterium genomic region:
- a CDS encoding pyridoxamine 5'-phosphate oxidase family protein — protein sequence MVDISKEIFETVNKPGRVGVLGTADKQGQPNVAYFGSLRLMEDGTVVLGLGKNRSLANLEGNPLAVLFCVAESPVGFKTPGCRLYLKVREIQKKGALYDNIKAAIAQHAGAQAAAMIVAAVAFDVTEVRPLMVWPG from the coding sequence ATGGTGGACATCAGCAAAGAGATTTTTGAAACCGTGAACAAACCCGGTCGGGTAGGAGTTCTCGGAACCGCGGATAAACAGGGTCAGCCGAACGTGGCGTATTTTGGGAGCCTGCGATTGATGGAAGACGGCACGGTCGTGCTCGGCCTGGGCAAGAACCGAAGCCTGGCGAACCTCGAAGGCAACCCTTTGGCTGTGCTGTTCTGCGTGGCGGAAAGCCCGGTGGGATTCAAGACCCCCGGTTGTCGCCTCTACCTCAAGGTTCGGGAAATTCAGAAGAAAGGCGCGTTGTACGACAACATCAAAGCGGCCATCGCACAGCACGCAGGGGCCCAGGCAGCGGCCATGATCGTGGCCGCGGTGGCTTTTGACGTCACGGAGGTCCGGCCGCTGATGGTCTGGCCGGGGTAG
- the nuoE gene encoding NADH-quinone oxidoreductase subunit NuoE, producing the protein MHESANKPTAEERSAAEEAALLEDVAALLATYDTRRGNLLPILQAIQHRHSYLSSGAMKKVAEHLSISYVEVFGVASFYNQFRFHPPGKHQIKVCLGTACHVRAGDIILENFERKLGIKEGETTADREFSIERVACVGCCALAPVALVNEYVHGKMQPSKVEGLILQIDIEKERKEREKRSSEPE; encoded by the coding sequence ATGCACGAAAGCGCGAACAAACCAACGGCAGAGGAACGGTCGGCTGCTGAAGAAGCGGCCCTGTTGGAAGATGTAGCCGCACTGCTGGCCACGTACGATACACGGCGGGGCAACCTTCTGCCCATCCTCCAGGCGATTCAGCACAGGCATTCGTACCTCTCCTCCGGCGCCATGAAGAAGGTGGCGGAACACCTGAGCATTTCCTACGTGGAAGTATTTGGAGTGGCCTCGTTTTACAACCAGTTCCGTTTTCACCCTCCGGGAAAACATCAGATCAAAGTCTGCCTTGGAACGGCCTGCCACGTCCGGGCCGGAGACATCATTCTCGAGAATTTCGAACGGAAACTCGGAATCAAGGAGGGTGAAACCACGGCGGACCGCGAATTCAGCATAGAACGGGTGGCCTGCGTGGGATGTTGCGCCTTGGCTCCCGTGGCGCTGGTAAACGAATACGTGCATGGAAAGATGCAACCCAGCAAGGTCGAGGGACTGATCTTGCAGATCGATATCGAAAAGGAACGGAAAGAGAGGGAAAAAAGATCCAGTGAGCCCGAGTAA
- a CDS encoding SLBB domain-containing protein translates to MATCGLAAGAAETKKAFEEALADRGIEARIVPVGCLGHCYAEPLVVVHTPEYPPLCYYNVSAGRARVLVKAFLEEGDPLQEFLYGAKEINDLFPTVDDFPRFSLEKKVVMEKCGQIDPNDIYQYIRTGGYAALAKALASDPEAVIGQVTEAGLRGRGGAGFPTGKKWQLARKSPEKERYVICNADEGDPGAYMDRTILESNPHQLIEGLIICAYAVGAQEAIIYIRAEYPLAVKVVRNAIRQAREAGLAGKDILGSKYDVEVSVFEGSGAFVCGEETALIQSIQGLRGMPQVRPPYPVEKGLWGKPTEVNNVKTLSTVPLIINRGSEWFKGIGTSSSTGTAVFSVVGDVVHPGLVEIPMGTTLRSLIFDVCGGIPDKKAFKAVQIGGPSGGCLPSHFLDTPVDFDSLTLAGAMMGSGGMVVMNEDSCMVDVARYFIDFTQKESCGKCTFCRIGTLHLLNILDRITKGEGIEEDLDTLNILSEEIKEGSLCGLGKTAPNPVLTSLRYFREEYEAHVREKRCPAKVCRALTAFYIDLDRCARGCDACVGCCPVEAIFTTPDRKKGVDQEKCVKCGECMVACPPEYDAVRKVSPPELAPIVERARERAPDGNR, encoded by the coding sequence ATGGCCACTTGCGGGCTGGCGGCCGGCGCCGCGGAGACCAAGAAAGCGTTCGAGGAGGCGTTGGCGGATCGGGGCATCGAGGCGCGCATTGTACCGGTGGGCTGCCTTGGACACTGCTACGCCGAGCCGCTCGTGGTCGTACATACTCCCGAGTATCCGCCTCTATGCTATTATAACGTTTCGGCGGGCCGGGCGCGGGTGCTGGTGAAAGCGTTCCTGGAAGAGGGAGACCCGCTCCAGGAATTTTTGTACGGCGCAAAGGAAATAAACGATCTGTTTCCCACGGTCGACGATTTTCCGAGGTTCAGTCTCGAGAAGAAAGTGGTCATGGAGAAATGCGGGCAAATCGACCCCAACGACATCTATCAATACATCCGAACGGGCGGGTATGCGGCCCTGGCCAAAGCGCTGGCTTCAGATCCTGAAGCCGTCATCGGGCAGGTGACCGAAGCCGGACTGCGGGGCCGGGGAGGAGCCGGCTTTCCCACGGGAAAGAAATGGCAACTGGCCCGGAAATCTCCGGAAAAGGAACGATACGTTATCTGCAACGCGGACGAAGGCGATCCCGGCGCGTACATGGACCGGACCATCCTGGAAAGCAATCCCCACCAATTGATCGAAGGCCTTATCATTTGCGCCTATGCCGTGGGCGCGCAGGAGGCCATTATCTACATCAGGGCCGAGTATCCCCTCGCCGTCAAAGTCGTTCGAAACGCCATTCGCCAGGCACGGGAAGCCGGACTGGCGGGCAAAGACATCCTCGGCTCGAAGTATGATGTCGAGGTGTCCGTATTCGAAGGGTCCGGAGCCTTCGTCTGTGGAGAAGAAACCGCTCTTATCCAGTCCATACAAGGGCTAAGAGGCATGCCTCAGGTGAGACCCCCTTACCCCGTTGAAAAAGGGCTTTGGGGTAAACCCACGGAAGTGAATAACGTCAAGACCTTGTCCACCGTGCCGCTGATCATCAACCGGGGTAGTGAATGGTTTAAGGGGATCGGCACATCGAGCAGCACCGGAACCGCTGTTTTTTCCGTGGTAGGAGACGTGGTGCACCCGGGTCTCGTTGAAATCCCCATGGGGACCACGCTGAGGTCCCTCATATTCGATGTGTGCGGAGGGATCCCGGACAAGAAAGCATTTAAGGCCGTTCAGATCGGGGGGCCTTCCGGCGGGTGCCTCCCGTCCCATTTCCTGGACACGCCGGTGGATTTCGACTCCCTCACCCTGGCCGGCGCCATGATGGGCTCGGGTGGAATGGTGGTCATGAACGAAGATAGCTGCATGGTGGACGTGGCGAGATATTTTATCGATTTTACGCAGAAAGAATCCTGCGGCAAATGCACCTTCTGCCGAATCGGCACGCTCCATTTGCTTAACATACTGGATCGCATCACCAAGGGGGAAGGGATCGAGGAGGATCTGGACACGCTGAACATCCTCAGCGAGGAAATCAAGGAAGGATCGCTTTGCGGCCTCGGGAAAACGGCGCCCAACCCGGTACTTACTTCGTTGCGTTATTTCCGGGAGGAATATGAAGCACATGTGCGGGAAAAACGGTGCCCCGCAAAAGTATGCCGCGCGCTCACGGCTTTCTACATCGATCTGGATAGGTGCGCCAGGGGATGCGATGCCTGTGTGGGCTGCTGCCCCGTGGAGGCCATCTTCACGACCCCTGATCGAAAGAAAGGGGTCGACCAGGAAAAATGTGTGAAATGCGGCGAGTGCATGGTGGCGTGTCCTCCGGAATACGACGCGGTGCGCAAAGTCTCCCCTCCGGAACTGGCCCCGATTGTGGAGCGTGCGCGCGAACGAGCGCCTGACGGGAACCGGTAA
- a CDS encoding (2Fe-2S)-binding protein produces MVKLVIDGREIEAQEGSNLLRTCLENDIYIPNLCWLGEMEKPSASCRLCFVEVEGIPQPTTSCSMKVWDGMKVRTDTEWVRRLQRSAFRLLLSAHRIECRTCPSNKKCDLQKIARFLKTPLKPKRLESLARKDQETEKHPFLEYVPDRCVLCGKCVFVCLSRHEVPMMAFANRGFSTMIRFSHDPVSGSPPCDQCLACVEICPVSAILVKETFMIAASPT; encoded by the coding sequence ATGGTCAAACTCGTTATTGATGGAAGAGAAATCGAGGCTCAGGAAGGCTCGAATCTGCTCCGGACTTGCCTGGAAAACGACATCTACATACCCAATCTCTGCTGGCTCGGCGAGATGGAAAAACCATCCGCCTCCTGCAGGTTGTGCTTCGTGGAAGTCGAGGGGATCCCCCAGCCGACCACTTCGTGCTCGATGAAGGTCTGGGACGGAATGAAGGTGCGCACGGACACCGAATGGGTTCGACGGCTTCAGCGGTCTGCGTTCAGACTTCTGCTATCCGCTCACCGCATCGAGTGCCGGACGTGCCCGAGCAACAAGAAATGCGATCTTCAAAAGATAGCCCGGTTCCTGAAGACGCCGTTGAAGCCAAAACGGCTCGAATCGCTTGCACGAAAGGACCAGGAGACGGAAAAGCATCCCTTTTTGGAGTATGTCCCGGATCGTTGCGTGCTTTGCGGCAAGTGCGTATTCGTGTGCCTGAGCCGTCACGAGGTTCCGATGATGGCCTTCGCAAATCGGGGCTTCAGCACAATGATTCGATTTTCCCACGATCCTGTTTCCGGATCTCCGCCGTGCGATCAGTGTCTTGCGTGCGTCGAGATCTGCCCGGTCAGCGCCATTCTCGTCAAGGAAACCTTCATGATTGCCGCCTCTCCGACGTAA
- a CDS encoding helix-turn-helix transcriptional regulator, giving the protein MTLVRDCPCSGQSMTLFTAPWILLTLYGEDGRHGYELAKIVKGHMEKMGVSLNTTGLYRHLRSLEKRGMLRSAWETPDKGQAKRRYFITEDGKYCLWTWIGTLRTQFDLMVRFFEEAQNLFPDATFPGKASETDGRSAMKEM; this is encoded by the coding sequence TTGACATTGGTTCGCGACTGCCCTTGCTCGGGCCAGAGTATGACCCTGTTCACCGCACCCTGGATCCTGCTGACCCTTTACGGGGAAGATGGGCGCCACGGCTACGAGTTGGCGAAAATTGTAAAAGGCCACATGGAGAAAATGGGTGTTTCCTTAAATACCACGGGCTTATACCGCCACCTGAGAAGTTTGGAAAAAAGGGGCATGCTGAGATCGGCCTGGGAGACTCCGGACAAGGGCCAAGCCAAACGAAGATACTTTATCACGGAAGACGGGAAATACTGTCTGTGGACATGGATTGGAACACTGCGGACTCAGTTTGACCTGATGGTCCGTTTTTTCGAAGAGGCCCAGAACCTGTTTCCTGATGCAACGTTTCCGGGAAAGGCCAGCGAAACCGACGGCAGATCCGCCATGAAGGAGATGTAA